In one window of Pseudodesulfovibrio sediminis DNA:
- a CDS encoding carboxypeptidase-like regulatory domain-containing protein gives MLKKMIMMMSVLAITATAFAGDGRIFGTVAGADGQPMSGAKVELLRDISPYRLVAFTTGTGEYAFNDVTPGMFLVRALAQGELVGELRVPFMRSGNKQVDIKAEAQR, from the coding sequence ATGCTGAAAAAAATGATCATGATGATGAGTGTGCTTGCGATTACTGCAACGGCTTTTGCCGGAGACGGGCGTATCTTCGGTACGGTGGCCGGAGCCGACGGGCAGCCAATGTCGGGAGCAAAGGTCGAACTCCTGCGCGACATCTCTCCGTATCGGTTGGTGGCGTTCACCACAGGGACCGGCGAATATGCTTTCAATGATGTGACGCCCGGCATGTTCCTGGTGCGGGCGCTGGCCCAGGGGGAGCTGGTCGGCGAGCTACGGGTTCCTTTCATGCGCTCGGGCAACAAGCAGGTCGACATCAAGGCAGAGGCCCAACGGTAG